From the genome of Danio rerio strain Tuebingen ecotype United States chromosome 2, GRCz12tu, whole genome shotgun sequence, one region includes:
- the LOC141378916 gene encoding putative C-type lectin domain family 20 member A: MDESLFVLLLLSGLSCSSSAVSRQYNYINLRMSWSDAQSYCRERFTDLATVDTMDDVKRLINTVDAGYNGSVWIGLKRGTQKCWGWSNREDKLQQHTNWKYRHLKDEDECGDFALGVWQSYPCSSNLPFVCYSESIGLISMQKLKNWTEAQSFCRKRYTDLVNIRNSKEHKQLKSVTPLGSWIWTGLYRNSWEWSDKLSRFFRYWAAGQPSQSAGSGDCVSMSQNNSGKWFVDNCYQQRPFICYDYKVIKKQIVSLNFSCKEKCALNNPSAQTAILNKISEKLKSLGMENNSNIQWRKQELEDVFHENKVENKKPGCTQTHGDLCHLGD; this comes from the exons ATGGATGAAAGTCTGTTTGTGCTGCTTCTGCTGTCAG GGCTCTCCTGCAGCAGTTCTGCTGTTTCTCGTCAGTATAACTATATAAACCTGCGTATGTCGTGGTCAGATGCTCAGAGTTACTGCAGAGAGAGATTCACTGATCTGGCTACTGTAGACACCATGGATGATGTGAAGAGGCTGATAAATACTGTAGATGCTGGATACAATGGATCAGTGTGGATTGGACTGAAGAGAGGGACACAGAAATGCTGGGGTTGGTCTAATAGAGAAGATAAACTCCAACAGCACACCAACTGGAAGTACAGACATCTAAAAGATGAAGATGAATGTGGCGATTTTGCTCTTGGAGTCTGGCAGAGTTATCCATGCTCATCGAATTTACCCTTTGTTTGCTATAGTG AAAGTATTGGATTGATCAGCATGCAGAAATTGAAGAACTGGACTGAAGCTCAGAGCTTCTGCAGAAAGCGTTACACAGACCTGGTCAACATCCGCAACTCTAAGGAACACAAGCAGCTCAAAAGTGTAACTCCATTAGGATCATGGATCTGGACTGGTCTCTATCGGAATTCTTGGGAATGGTCTGACAAATTGAGTCGCTTCTTCAGATACTGGGCAGCAGGTCAACCTTCCCAGAGTGCAGGATCTGGAGACTGCGTCAGCATGTCACAAAACAATTCTGGGAAATGGTTTGTTGATAATTGTTATCAACAGCGTCCGTTTATCTGCTATGACT ACAAGGTAATTAAAAAGCAGATTGTCAGCCTGAATTTTTCCTGTAAGGAAAAATGTGCATTGAACAATCCTTCAGCACAGACTGCCATACTGAACAAG ATAAGTGAAAAGCTGAAAAGCCTTGGGATGGAAAATAACAGCAACATACAATGGAGAAAGCAAGAATTGGAGGACGTGTTTCACGAgaacaaa GTGGAGAATAAAAAACCTGGatgcacacagactcatggggactTGTGTCATCTTGGAGACTAA
- the LOC100536834 gene encoding C-type mannose receptor 2-like, which yields MDESLVVLLLLSGLFCSSSAVSRQYNYINMRMSWSDAQSYCRERFTDLATVDTMDDVNRLINTVDAGYSGSVWIGLKRVIPKRWVWSNGDDTIAQYSNWGPGEPGSGNDCVILNLTWSTAKCSDLNLALCLNPKGFYAVSIYEMNWLDAQTYCRQKFRDLVTISNSNNDKFANSMVIMSKSPAWIGLFRDSWEWSDKWNRSFRYWAAGQPTQSAGSVDCVGMTRKNSGQWASYSCDLQQPGIKSAMEMISSSGSRLSD from the exons ATGGATGAGAGTTTGGTTGTGCTCCTTCTGCTCTCAG GGCTCTTTTGCAGCAGTTCTGCTGTTTCTCGTCAGTATAACTATATAAACATGCGTATGTCGTGGTCAGATGCTCAGAGTTACTGCAGAGAGAGATTCACTGATCTGGCGACTGTAGACACCATGGACGATGTGAACAGGTTAATAAATACAGTGGATGCTGGATACAGTGGATCAGTGTGGATTGGACTGAAGAGAGTGATACCGAAACGCTGGGTTTGGTCGAATGGAGATGATACAATTGCACAGTACAGCAACTGGGGTCCAGGAGAACCAGGCAGTGGAAATGATTGTGTTATTCTCAACCTAACTTGGTCAACGGCAAAATGTTCAGATTTGAATCTCGCCTTATGCCTAAATC ccaaAGGTTTCTATGCCGTATCAATATATGAGATGAACTGGCTGGATGCTCAGACTTATTGCAGACAGAAATTCAGAGATCTGGTCACCATTAGCAACTCTAATAATGACAAGTTTGCAAACAGCATGGTGATCATGTCGAAATCACCTGCTTGGATCGGTCTGTTCCGGGACTCTTGGGAATGGTCTGACAAATGGAATCGCTCCTTCAGATACTGGGCAGCAGGTCAACCAACCCAGAGTGCAGGATCTGTTGACTGTGTCGGCATGACAAGAAAGAATTCTGGGCAATGGGCTTCATACAGTTGTGATCTACAACAGCCAGGTATCAAATCTGCCATGGAG aTGATAAGTTCATCAGGAAGCAGACTGTCAGACTGA